The Pseudoalteromonas luteoviolacea DNA window GAGCTCAATGGCATCCCTGGCATCAATAAAACAAACTCCTCACCACCATAACGGGCTATAAAATCTGCTTTTCGTATTGATTTTTTCAGTGCGCGAGCGATGACCTGTAATGTTTTGTCGCCGGCACTATGACCATATTTATCATTAATTGATTTAAAGTGATCGACATCGATTACGACGAGTGTCACGTCACTATTGTGAACTTCAAAAAGGTGAAATTCTTGGTTATATCTGTCATCAAACGCTGCGCGGTTAGGAAGCTTGGTTAGACCATCAAGTAAGCTTTTGAATTTTTGCTCATTCAAACGTTTTTTGTAATTTGTTACTTTTGTTTCTAGTAGATTGATGCGGTCATTTATTTTGTCGAAGCTTTGCAGTAAAACTTCTTTATCGCGTCGTTCAATATTCTCTCTTTCGATGAGATCTTTACTTAGCTCTTTTAATTCATTATCAACGAGCTGCTTTAACTCAGTGATCGAAGTGGCTTGCTGAGTTTGAGTGTTGAGTGTCGAGATTTTTTCTTCAATGCGCTTGTTTAGAGCGGACACTTCTTGGTTAACTGACTTTGATTGGCTAGTTGTCTCTACAATTGACTTGTGCAGCTCTTCAAGTGTCTGATTTAAAGAAACTAAAAACCCTTGAGCAGACTGACGCTCTCTGGCAATTGACTTTGCAAAAATTCGAATAATATTGACGGCGTTATCAAGTAATGAATCAATTGAGTCATCAGAAGACAAGCTTTGTTTTATTTGTTTTATCTTTTCTGAAACATCTTCTTCAAAGACCAATTCATTAGTCAGAGATAATAATTCGATGGCTAACTCTGGGTTGTTTTGTGATGAACTGAACTCAGGTGCAGCCTTGGCTTGTAAAGTCTGCATGTAAAATTGCAACACTTTTTCGAGTAAAGGGATAAACTCAGAGATTGCTTTGATATCGCCAAGTTCATGGTCGAGTAGGTGTCGTAATTTACGCCTTGTGTCGTCTGGTAAGCCTTTTAATTTTTGTAATTGTTTTCCAGCAGACTGAATGTGTGTTGTTAACGCTCGCTCGTTAGCTTCATAAACAGTTTCTTGCTGCTTTAATTGTAAGATGGCTGTTTCGATTAGTGGGGTGATCTGTTCTATTTCCATGCCTTTATTCAAAGCACTGCGAAATTTTGCAAGTTGATTATCTAACGCAACATCTTGTCCTCGACAGCTAAAAGAAAGGCGGGTCGCGAAATCAGATAGCATCGAAACTTGTGTCTTTTTTGCCTCTTCTAAAGCTTTTCTTGCTGAAATAGCTTGAGAGAGTTTTTTTTCCAATAGTGCAGTTTTATCAGTCACAAAAATCCAACATCTTTTTTTACTATATCAATTGCAAGTTTACATCAAATTACTGAAAAATGTGGGAGAATTTAATGCTCAACTTGGCTTTTTATCATGTAGCTTTAACGAATTTATTAACTCAAGTATAAGGAATTTTGCTAATTTTAAGAAAACTATTTAATTTTTTATGATATGAAAAAAAATCTCTCGCTGGCCTCGTTGGTGCTTTTTAGTACACTTTCTTTTGCGGATGTAGAATACAGACTTGCTATTACAGAGCCTGAGCATCACCTTGGTAATGTTGAAATTACTTTTCCTAAGTCTGCGCAATCTTATGTTGACGTGATGTTGCCCGATTGGCGGACGGGCCGATACGAAATACTCGATATGGCCAATGGTATTCGATTTTTTTCTGCTAAGACACCGCAAGGTAAAACCTTAAAATGGGACAAAATTGATAAAAATACTTGGCGAGTGCATTTAGATGCGCCAGCACAAGTTTCTGTCTCTTATCAAGTTTATGCTAATGAGTTAGCGCTTAGATCTCGGCATATAGATGACAGCCATGCATTCATAGATGCTTCAGGTTTTTTTATGTTCAGTGATTCTTTTAGACAAGAGCCTGTTAAAGTCAGCTTGAGTGTACCCAGCGATTGGCGCTCCGTATCAGGAATGGATTTTGCTGACACAAAACACAGCTTTAAAGCAGCAAATTATGATGTCTTGCTTGATTCCCCAATAGAAACCGGTATCAATGAGTTACACACGTACTCGGTTGATGGCCGAGATTATGAATTGGTTATTTGGGGGGAGGGTAATTATGATGTTGACCTGATGATCCGAGATTTAAAAAAGCTGGTTAAAACAGGTAGTTTAATCTGGCATGATTATCCGTATGAGCGATATGTATTTATGGTACACGCGACGGATGGAGCAAGGGGGGCAACAGAGCATCTAAATTCAACCATAATTCAGAGGCATAGAGATAGCTTCGCATCTAGAGATGATTATCTTGGTTTTATTTCAACAGCAGCTCACGAGTTTATTCATATTTGGAACGTAAAGCACTATCGACCGGATGGGTTAGTTCCCTATGATTATGTCGATATTAACTATAGTGACTTGCTGTGGTTAGTCGAAGGGTCAACAAGCTATTTGGAACACTTTTTGTTGTTAAGTGCCGGCATTATAACTAATCATGAGTTTTACAAGTCTTTGACGAGAACACTAAACCGCCATTTAACCACCCCAGGCCGAGAGGTGCAGTCGGTCGCGGATACGAGCTTTGACAAATGGATTAACCAAGGTGGTGATCACGGAAAAAACTATAGTACTAACATTTATTTAGAGGGTGCATTAGTGTCAATGGTACTAGATATTGATCTTATTGATAAAAGTGACGGTAAGGTGAGCTATCGAGATGTTCACCGTGAGTTATATACTCAGCATAAACTACCAAACTCGTTTAATAGTGAAGATGTCAAACGGATCCTCAAACAAATAAGCGGTCATAGTTATGTTGCGTGGTGGGATAAGTATGTCGAAAAACCTGCCATCATTGATTTTGACAAGCTATTTGAAAAAGTAGGTTTAGAACATGTCTATCCGTCTGGCACGATAACAGTTGCCAGTATTGATGGAACTGCTAAGAGTGTTGGCCAAATGTTAGAGTTAACGCACGTTGCCAGAGGCGGCAGTGCCTGGCTTGCTGGATTGACCGTTGGCGATAAGATAGTGGCAATCGATCACCAGCATGTTAGGAAAGATCTAGCTCATACATTGTCTTTATTTAGTGCACAACAAACAGTAGAAGTTACCTTTATTCGTCGACATAAACTTATGAAAACTGATATTAAACTATCTGGAAAAGCGAGTAGAGATAAGTATATCAGAGCTATTGAGCGGCCATCAGTAAGACAAGCTAAACTTTACAAAGCTTGGCTAGGTGTGGCTCACCCAAATGCAAGATAACTAAAAGGGAGCGCCATGCTCCCTTTATCGCATTTTAATGTACATCAAAGGCGATTACATAATACGAGAGAAGAAACGAGAGCCTTTTGAACCTGAACGATTTCTGCGCATAGAAGAGCGGATTTGTGCTCGAGTGCTTGCTAACCAACTTTCACGGTTTACTTTTGCATGCTCGCCACGTCTAGCTTCTTCAGTTGCTCTGAACCCGCAGAATTCACGATATGCTTTTAGGTCTAAAGATAAGTCTTGTAAAACTAATTCAATCATAATGGCATCATCAATGTAGCCAAGCACAGGCACATTGTCTGGGACAATATCTTCAGGTTCACCAAAATAAGCCAAAGAAAGCATAATTTCTTTCTTTTCATCTTCTGGCATTTGCCACTCATCATCTTGAACTGCATCAATAAGCGCTGAAAGCGACATCATTCTTGTTCTAACAAACTCAGGCACATTGGTCCCTTCCATTTGCTCGACAAGTTCGCGCGCTTTAGTGATAATTTCTTCTTCACTCAAATGGGTACTTCGTTCGATCGCAGATTGCATCATAGAACGAAAGTGTTCTAAATCAATATCAGTGAGTTCAAAATTTACTTGGATGGACATTATTTCTCCCTTACGCACTTGTTTATTTTTATATCCGTTGGGTAATACACCGCATGTGATTACCCACTATAGTTACGACACTATGCCATTAAATCATCACTAATTTAAGTTCAAATTAACAATAATTGAAAAAAAGTCAAAAGTTGAGTGTGTAGTGTTCAACCTTATAAATATCTTAGTAAAAGAAGCCATTTTTGGCAGCCCAATGTGCTAAATTTTTAATGTTTACTTTTATAAATGTTAAATCATCGCTGATTTTAGGTTTGATGAAAGTACGACTAGACTTGCTGTTTCGTGCGTTGTCGTTTCAGGATCCATGCTTTGCCAGTTTTCACAAAACTTGAGCGAAGTGTAGATCTCATTCGTCTTTATTTTAGGATGTTTACGTATACTTTTTCTTATTGTGAGGAAATAGACAAAGTAGCTCATTTTTATCTCAACTTAATCACTGAAAGCATGTTATAGCAATTAGTTAGGATCAGTGGTAAAAGTATACAGTGCATGAAAACGAGGCGCTCTCGGTATAAAAATGGCCCAGTCGCTCGATAATTAAGGTTATTAGTTGCCCACGGAGATACAGTGATTATTCGAGAATTTGATGAAAGTGACTTCCATTCGGTTAAAGAAATTTACCAGCAAGGGATTGATACAGGTAATGCAACATTCCAAGAGAAAGCGAAAGATTGGGATGAATGGAATAGTTCATTGTTAGAACGTTGTCGCCTTGTTGCTATTGAAGGTAGTCAAGTTGTAGGTTGGGCTGGACTCTCTCCAGTATCAGGTCGAGCGGTATATTCTGGGGTTGTTGAAGTGAGTATTTATATTGCAAGCGAAGCTCAGGGAAAAGGTTTAGGTCAAAAATTATTATCACGGCTGATTCAGGAGGCAGAAGTTCACAATATTTGGATGTTACAAGCGGCTATTTTTCCTGAAAACCAAGCCAGTATAGCTCTACATAAGAAAAATGGATTTCGTCAAGTGGGTGTTCGTGAAAAGCTTGGCAAAATGCATGAAATTTGGCGTGACGTTGTGCTTATGGAAAGGCGCAGTAAAGCTGTTGGTGTATAGAGAGGCTAATATATGCACCTTCCTTCGGTCAATTAAGCATTATGAACCATTTTAACTGTTTTTAAGCAGCTAATTTGCCGTGAAATTATCAAATATATTTTAATTCGCTATGTCTCTAGGCGTTAAAATCGTTTACGGAAAATGCATATAGGGGCACCCATAATCTCTTATTGCGATATCATCGCAGCCTAAATCCAATTGTTTAAGGTAACTAGATAGTCACCGTTAACCTTAATTTGGGCTACTTACGGAAATGGCCCATTCGCACAGTTATTTAAAGGTGCAAACAATTGTATAAATGAAGGCGGACCAATGGGTGTCTAATCAAGGCAAATAGCTTATTACTTCGAGCATATTTACTTGTGGGATGCGCCCTTGAGAGGGCGAAAACAGGCACTGCGTATTTATTCATGCCTCCCTTGCTAGGTGTATAGCTTACTCCATAGTGAGACTATGTTTTTGATAAATGTTTATCATCAATACTGTTTTGCTTTCTAAATAATATTAAGACTTGTTAAGTTCTTCGGCATATATATCGGTATCGCTAATTCGAAGTTAACGTTTGCGCTGGCCTGCTTGGTCCTCAAAACGAGATTGAAATTATTGTCGACGACACTTGTTTTTCATGTTTAGCGCTGGTGGGGGAATTGTAGAGTCTAACCTAAATTGGGAAATTCTGTTTTTTAATATAACTATGTGAGTATCTTCGATCTTACTATGAGTGTAAACCCCCATTTGTAAATAAAGTGTTATTAAACTGGTTTTAGCCCAGAAATTCTACACATTGATTAGTTGCTGTTTTTGGAACTAGCGCTATACCAAATGCTTATTTAATTCACACGATGGGCAATTGTTGTTAGCCACAAAAAATCTCATCATTTATTTTGTTAATTATTTCCCCACTGGTTTGTGAACTGATCTTAACGTTTTTTTATTACATACTTATTAAAATCTGGTTTTTTGTGAGTTCATGGATTTTACCCCGTTTATTTGTAATTTAATTTATTTTTAGCGTTATGTTCTTTGGTTTTTTCACTATTTCGAATATTTTTCATTAAATAAATATTTTGTTTTGTTAAATTTCAACCCGCAAATGCCGCTTATTTCGTAGCTTTCATGGTAACGTGAATTTTTTTCAAGTTAACATATGTTGATTTTTTGTTTTGGTTGTTGGAACATTTTTCACCAAGTTAGTACCTTAAAGAAATATTTTATTCATTGTTTTATATGCACTAATTTGGTGCATTGTGCTTTGTTTTGTTTTTGTTAACTAACAATAAAGAGAAAGGAATTTTGAACATGTCAACTAGGAACATAGTTTTTCTTTGTACCGCTAATAGCGCCAGAAGTATAATGGCTGAATCAATATTTAATTATCTGAATCCAAATGAATTCTCCGTCTATAGCGCGGGTAGCAAATCATCTGGAATGGTTAACAAGTATGCACTTGGGTTTTTAGACTCAAAGAGAATTCCTACCGAAGGCCTTACTTCTAAATCTTTAGAGCAATTACCTTTTGAACTAAAAGAGGATGATTTGGTTGTTGCAGTGTGTGGTGGCGCAATTGATGACGTCTGTCCTTTACCTAATTTTAAAGCACAGGTACTGAGATTGATTCTCCCGGATCCTGCTGTTCCCAATAGCTCTGAACAAGAATCAACTAAGTTTTTTGCTGAGGTAGGTAACTATCTTTATGAGTCGCTTCCTAAGTTGCTGGAAATGCTTAGAGATAATGAGCCGCTTAGCCAAATAAATGACTATTTTGCACAAGCAGAAAAGCCAACGCTTGCTTAACTCTTAGCGTTTGATTGTTGCACAAAGGAATAATAATGAAAATAAGAAGCATAATATTTTATACGGCACTCATGATGAGTGCTAATTTAGCCAGTGCCAATGATAAGCAAAAGCTGCTTATTACGGGGTCTTCAACGGTTTCTCCGGTAATACAAGAAATAGCGAGAGTATATGAACAGCAACAAAGTAAAGTACTTGTTGACGTTCAAACCGGTGGTTCTAGCAAGGGGGTTATGGACACAAGAAGCGGGTTGAGTGATATCGGTATGGTATCGAGAGCTTTAAAACAATCCGAGCAAGATCTCAAATCTTATACTTTGGGGTTTGATGGGATTAGTTTAATTACTCACAGTAGCAACTCGCTGAGTAATTTAACCAAGAAACAGATCATAGATATATACACCGGCAAAATAAACAATTGGAAAATGTTAGGTGGTCCAGAAGAAGAAATTGTCGTTATTTCTAAGGCGGCAGGAAGATCTACTCTTGAATTATTCCTAGCATATTTAGGCATTAAGCATTCAAAAATAAAAGCTGACATAGTAATTGGTGATAACGAGCAAGGAATAAAGGCCGTAGAGTCAAATAAGTTCGCAATTGGCTATGTGTCTATAGGCGCTGCGAAATATCGAGCTGAGAATGGAGCCCCAATCAAACTAATTTCTGCTGACGGCCACATACCTTCTTTGGAGAATGTCCGCAAGCGTACGTACCCTATGACCCGAGAATTAAACTTGGTCACTTCCGGGAATGAGACGGACTCGGCAAACAAATTTATTAAATTTTCTTTGCACCAGAGCAGTTTAATAGAAGCGTTCAACTTCGTTCCAGCGGAATAAATATGATGTTTGCCGGACGAGCAAAGCTGTTTACAGCTACTTGGTACACTTGGATGTTTATTGCAGTCATATGCATTGCAGTGAGTGTGGCTTTGATTTTCAGTTTGCTAGCAAATAATTCTATGCTCGCTATTAGTAACATTGGAATCAAACAACTTATGTCGTTTGAGCAGGGTTGGTTTCCGCTTGATGGTGAGCTGAGTTTAGTGCCCATGCTAATGGGGTCAATTTTAGTGAGTGTTGGGGCTATGGTTCTTGCAGTGCCCTTATGCTTGTTAGTCGCAATCTATATTGTATTTTATTTGCCAAATAAACTTCAGCATGTAGTTCACCTATTCGTTGTTGTTGTCGCTGCTTTGCCCTCAGTTTTTTATGGTTTTTGGGGCATGGTTTATATTGTTCCCTTTATAAACCAGATCAAATCACCTGGAGCAAGTTTATTTGCTGGACAAATTGTGTTGGCAATGATGGTTGCGCCCTTGTTGATCGCCTTATTCAAATCTCAGTTAGAAACTGTTCGTAAAAAGCATCAACAACAGGTCTCAGCACTAGGTATTACCGAGTATTCTGCGATTTGGCCTTTGTATGTGACCAACCAGTTATCTGCTATTTTCTCTCTATCTATTCTGGGCTTTGGCCGTGTGATAGGAGAAACCATGGTTGTCACCATGGTGACAGGTAATGTAGTGGCTGTTCCTGACTCAATTTTTGACCCTGTGCGTACTTTGACCGCAAACATAGCTTTGGAAATGGCATACGCAGTAGATGAACATCGCTCTGCATTGTTCTTTAGTGGGTTTATCTTATTGGTTTTTATTGTTTTTCTGTCTACAGCTAGGTTGGCACTCGCCCGTATAGGGGTTGCACGATGAGTATCTCAAAACTGAACTTAAAGTTACATAACTACATGCTGTGTAGCGCAGCTTTTATCGTTTGCTTGATTATGTTTTCGCATATGGCGGTGTCAATTGTTGCTGGTGGAGTGGAACACCTTTCATTAGGTTTTCTTTCCGAAGTGCCCCAGATGGGAGGGAGAGAGGGTGGCATTTTTAGCATTATAGTGTCTACTCTGTTGATTCTTTTTATTTGTGTTGTTGTTGCTTTACCTATTGGGTTGGGCGCATCTATTTTGATTTCTGAGTATATAAATAAGAGCTCAAAGTTATCCAAGTTCTTATATTTTGTACTCGATATTCTAGCGTCTACCCCTTCGATTGTATTTGGGTTGATGGGAAATCAATTCTTTTGTGTCCAACTTGGTATGGGGTTCTCGGTACTGTCTGGTGGATTAACACTGGCATTAATGGTTTTACCCCTATTTATAACTGGGTGTATTGAATCTTTTAAAGATGTTGAAGATAGGATTAGGTACTCCGCCTGTGCATTGGGGTTATCTAAACTAGGCAGCATTAAAAAGTTAGTTATTCCAATGGCATCAAAGGGAATCTTTCTCACAATTATGCTGAGTATATGTAGAGCCTTAGCAGAAACCGCTGCTCTATTGTATACCGCAGGTTATGTCACCCGTACTCCCGAATCGGTTATGGATTCTGGTAGAAGTATATCTGTTCATATATTTGATTTATCAATGAATGTGTCAGGAGCAGATCACAACGTATATGCTTCGGCGATTGTACTTATTGCGATTGTTATGAGCTTTAATTTTATTTTATATATGCTCCAAAGGTTATATATAAAAATGGAAGGAATAATGCAGTGAGCCTTAATATAAGAATGTGTGAAAAGCAACATGATGCAATAGTTCTATCTAATGTTAATGTTTTCTATTCAGGCGAGAAAAAAGTAAAAAATATAAATCTCAATATAGAGAAAAATAAAATAACGGCATTTGTCGGGCCTTCTGGTTGTGGAAAGTCAAGTGTATTAAATGTGATTAATGCTATTAACTGCGATTATCAAAATTGTACATTTGATGGAGAGATCTGTATTGCCTCAAAAACACCGATGAAAGGTGTTCGTCGTTTAAATAAAGTTCAGCTGAGAAGGACCGTTGGCACCATATTCCAAATGCCACAACCATTTCCACTTTCAATTAGGAAAAACATTGAGTTCCCTTTAAAGCATCATGGTATTGGTGACAAACACGTACGTTATCAAAAAATGCAAACCGCACTAGAGAAAGTAGGGC harbors:
- a CDS encoding YkvA family protein, which gives rise to MSIQVNFELTDIDLEHFRSMMQSAIERSTHLSEEEIITKARELVEQMEGTNVPEFVRTRMMSLSALIDAVQDDEWQMPEDEKKEIMLSLAYFGEPEDIVPDNVPVLGYIDDAIMIELVLQDLSLDLKAYREFCGFRATEEARRGEHAKVNRESWLASTRAQIRSSMRRNRSGSKGSRFFSRIM
- a CDS encoding GGDEF domain-containing protein codes for the protein MTDKTALLEKKLSQAISARKALEEAKKTQVSMLSDFATRLSFSCRGQDVALDNQLAKFRSALNKGMEIEQITPLIETAILQLKQQETVYEANERALTTHIQSAGKQLQKLKGLPDDTRRKLRHLLDHELGDIKAISEFIPLLEKVLQFYMQTLQAKAAPEFSSSQNNPELAIELLSLTNELVFEEDVSEKIKQIKQSLSSDDSIDSLLDNAVNIIRIFAKSIARERQSAQGFLVSLNQTLEELHKSIVETTSQSKSVNQEVSALNKRIEEKISTLNTQTQQATSITELKQLVDNELKELSKDLIERENIERRDKEVLLQSFDKINDRINLLETKVTNYKKRLNEQKFKSLLDGLTKLPNRAAFDDRYNQEFHLFEVHNSDVTLVVIDVDHFKSINDKYGHSAGDKTLQVIARALKKSIRKADFIARYGGEEFVLLMPGMPLSSAQSPLEKIRNTVKSIPFKFKDKEVQITISLGATQLKKGDTTLSAFDRADNALYDAKNSGRDKLCIRE
- a CDS encoding M61 family metallopeptidase — protein: MKKNLSLASLVLFSTLSFADVEYRLAITEPEHHLGNVEITFPKSAQSYVDVMLPDWRTGRYEILDMANGIRFFSAKTPQGKTLKWDKIDKNTWRVHLDAPAQVSVSYQVYANELALRSRHIDDSHAFIDASGFFMFSDSFRQEPVKVSLSVPSDWRSVSGMDFADTKHSFKAANYDVLLDSPIETGINELHTYSVDGRDYELVIWGEGNYDVDLMIRDLKKLVKTGSLIWHDYPYERYVFMVHATDGARGATEHLNSTIIQRHRDSFASRDDYLGFISTAAHEFIHIWNVKHYRPDGLVPYDYVDINYSDLLWLVEGSTSYLEHFLLLSAGIITNHEFYKSLTRTLNRHLTTPGREVQSVADTSFDKWINQGGDHGKNYSTNIYLEGALVSMVLDIDLIDKSDGKVSYRDVHRELYTQHKLPNSFNSEDVKRILKQISGHSYVAWWDKYVEKPAIIDFDKLFEKVGLEHVYPSGTITVASIDGTAKSVGQMLELTHVARGGSAWLAGLTVGDKIVAIDHQHVRKDLAHTLSLFSAQQTVEVTFIRRHKLMKTDIKLSGKASRDKYIRAIERPSVRQAKLYKAWLGVAHPNAR
- the pstA gene encoding phosphate ABC transporter permease PstA, with amino-acid sequence MSISKLNLKLHNYMLCSAAFIVCLIMFSHMAVSIVAGGVEHLSLGFLSEVPQMGGREGGIFSIIVSTLLILFICVVVALPIGLGASILISEYINKSSKLSKFLYFVLDILASTPSIVFGLMGNQFFCVQLGMGFSVLSGGLTLALMVLPLFITGCIESFKDVEDRIRYSACALGLSKLGSIKKLVIPMASKGIFLTIMLSICRALAETAALLYTAGYVTRTPESVMDSGRSISVHIFDLSMNVSGADHNVYASAIVLIAIVMSFNFILYMLQRLYIKMEGIMQ
- a CDS encoding GNAT family N-acetyltransferase → MIIREFDESDFHSVKEIYQQGIDTGNATFQEKAKDWDEWNSSLLERCRLVAIEGSQVVGWAGLSPVSGRAVYSGVVEVSIYIASEAQGKGLGQKLLSRLIQEAEVHNIWMLQAAIFPENQASIALHKKNGFRQVGVREKLGKMHEIWRDVVLMERRSKAVGV
- a CDS encoding phosphate ABC transporter ATP-binding protein; translation: MSLNIRMCEKQHDAIVLSNVNVFYSGEKKVKNINLNIEKNKITAFVGPSGCGKSSVLNVINAINCDYQNCTFDGEICIASKTPMKGVRRLNKVQLRRTVGTIFQMPQPFPLSIRKNIEFPLKHHGIGDKHVRYQKMQTALEKVGLWNDVKSRLDDSALALSGGQQQRLCIARALALEPEILLLDEPCSALDPYSSKAIEELLIELKKEISIIVVTHNLAQAKRIADNCCVFWTEDEVGYLAERGEAHTLFSAPTTAVSREYLTGLIS
- a CDS encoding phosphate ABC transporter substrate-binding protein; amino-acid sequence: MKIRSIIFYTALMMSANLASANDKQKLLITGSSTVSPVIQEIARVYEQQQSKVLVDVQTGGSSKGVMDTRSGLSDIGMVSRALKQSEQDLKSYTLGFDGISLITHSSNSLSNLTKKQIIDIYTGKINNWKMLGGPEEEIVVISKAAGRSTLELFLAYLGIKHSKIKADIVIGDNEQGIKAVESNKFAIGYVSIGAAKYRAENGAPIKLISADGHIPSLENVRKRTYPMTRELNLVTSGNETDSANKFIKFSLHQSSLIEAFNFVPAE
- a CDS encoding PstC family ABC transporter permease, yielding MMFAGRAKLFTATWYTWMFIAVICIAVSVALIFSLLANNSMLAISNIGIKQLMSFEQGWFPLDGELSLVPMLMGSILVSVGAMVLAVPLCLLVAIYIVFYLPNKLQHVVHLFVVVVAALPSVFYGFWGMVYIVPFINQIKSPGASLFAGQIVLAMMVAPLLIALFKSQLETVRKKHQQQVSALGITEYSAIWPLYVTNQLSAIFSLSILGFGRVIGETMVVTMVTGNVVAVPDSIFDPVRTLTANIALEMAYAVDEHRSALFFSGFILLVFIVFLSTARLALARIGVAR